Proteins encoded by one window of Danaus plexippus chromosome Z, MEX_DaPlex, whole genome shotgun sequence:
- the LOC116777571 gene encoding clathrin heavy chain isoform X2: MAQVLPIRFQEHLQLTNIGINPASISFNTLTMESDKFICVREKVGDTSEVVIIDMADPTNPIRRPISADSAIMNPASKVIALKGKAGVEAQKTLQIFNIEMKSKMKAHTMTEDVVFWKWISPNTLALVTKISVYHWSMEGDSTPVKMFDRHSSLAECQIINYRTDPKQQWLLLVGISAQQNRVVGAMQLYSVERKCSQPIEGHAASFATFKAEGNAELSTLFCFAVRTAQGGKLHIIEVGQTPAGNQQFPKKAVDVFFPAEAQNDFPVAMQVSPKYDVIYLITKYGYIHMYDIETGTCIYMNRISSDTIFVTAPHESTGGIIGVNRKGQVLSVTVEEESIVPYINTVLQNPELALRLAVRNNLAGAEELFVRKFNMLFTNGQYGEAAKVAAMAPRGILRTPQTIQRFQQVPTQPGQTSPLLQYFGILLDQAQLNKFESLELCRPVLLQGRKQLLEKWLKEEKLECSEELGDLVKQVDPTLALSVYLRANVAAKVIQCFAETGQFQKIVLYAKKVGYTPDYIYLLRSVMRTNPEQGAGFAGMLVAEDPPLADINQIVDVFMEQNMVQQCTAFLLDALKNNRPEEGALQTRLLEMNLMSAPQVADAILGNGMFTHYDRAHVAQLCEKAGLLQRALEHYTDLYDIKRAVVHTHLLSADWLVSYFGTLSVEDSLECLKAMLQANIRQNLQICVQIATKYHEQLTTKALIELFEGFKTYEGLFYFLGSIVNFSQDSEVHFKYIQAACKTGQIKEVERICRESNCYNAERVKNFLKEAKLPDQLPLIIVCDRFDFVHDLVLYLYRNSLQKYIEIYVQKVNPSRLPVVVGGLLDVDCAEDIIKNLILVVRGQFSTDELVAEVEKRNRLKLLLPWLETRVHEGCNEPATHNALAKIYIDSNNNPERFLKENQWYDSRVVGRYCEKRDPHLACVAYERGQCDRELIAVCNDNSLFKTQARYLVRRRDQDLWLEVLAESNPYKRQLIDQVVQTALSETQDPEDISVTVKAFMTADLPNELIELLEKIVLDNSVFSDHRNLQNLLILTAIKADRTRVMEYINRLDNYDAPDIANIAINNELYEEAFAIFKKFDVNTSAIQVLIDQVKDLQRAYEFAERCNEPGVWSQLAKAQLQQGLVKEAIDSYIKADDPSAYMDVVDTATKQQSWEDLVRYLQMARKKARESYIESELIYAYARTGRLADLEEFISGPNHADIQKIGDRCFDDKMYNAAKLLYNNVSNFARLAITLVHLKEFQGAVDSARKANSTRTWKEVCFACVDAGEFRLAQMCGLHIVVHADELEDLINYYQDRGHFDELISLLEAALGLERAHMGMFTELAILYSKYKPAKMREHLELFWSRVNIPKVLRAAEQAHLWSELVFLYDKYEEYDNAALTMMQHPTEAWREGHFKDIITKVANMELYYKAIQFYLDYKPLLLNDLLLVLAPRMDHTRAVGFFTKAGHLQLVKAYLRSVQSLNNKAVNEALNSLLIDEEDYQGLRTSIDAFDNFDTIALAQQLEKHELTEFRRIAAYLYKGNNRWKQSVELCKKDALYADAMEYAAESRQADVAEELLDWFLERRNYECFSATLYQCYDLLKPDVVIELAWRHNIMDFAMPYLIQTVRELTTKVEKLEEADAKRSTESAEQEAKPAMIMEPQLMLTAGPSMAYPGVPAQSPYAYAAQAPSPAPYHGYGM; this comes from the exons ATGGCTCAGGTGTTGCCAATACGCTTCCAGGAGCATTTACAG CTCACAAATATAGGTATAAATCCCGCTTCAATATCATTCAACACCCTGACCATGGAGTCGGATAAGTTCATCTGTGTCCGTGAGAAGGTGGGTGACACCTCGGAGGTTGTCATCATTGACATGGCGGATCCCACCAACCCTATAAGGAGACCCATCAGCGCTGACTCTGCCATCATGAACCCAGCTAGCAAAGTCATCGCTCTCAAGGGAAAGGCTGGAGTGGAAG CGCAAAAGACCCTCCAAATATTCaacattgaaatgaaatcCAAGATGAAGGCGCACACTATGACCGAGGATGTAGTTTTCTGGAAGTGGATCTCGCCTAACACTTTGGCCCTGGTGACCAAAATATCAGTATACCACTGGTCCATGGAGGGGGATTCGACACCAGTCAAGATGTTCGATAGACATTCATCTCTCGCTGAGTGTCAGATTATCAACTACAGAACCGATCCTAAGCAGCAGTGGCTGCTACTTGTCG GTATCTCGGCGCAACAGAATCGTGTTGTGGGCGCTATGCAGTTGTACTCAGTTGAGCGGAAGTGTTCTCAGCCGATCGAAGGTCATGCTGCTTCGTTCGCGACCTTCAAGGCTGAGGGTAACGCTGAGCTGTCTACGCTGTTCTGTTTCGCTGTGAGGACAGCACAGGGCGGGAAGCTGCACATCATCG AGGTTGGTCAGACCCCAGCCGGTAACCAGCAGTTCCCTAAGAAAGCGGTGGACGTTTTCTTCCCGGCTGAAGCCCAGAACGATTTCCCGGTCGCCATGCAAGTGTCACCCAAATATGACGTCATCTACCTGATCACCAAATACGGTTACATCCATATGTACGACATCGAAACTGGCACCTGCATTTATATGAATCGCATCTCCTCTGATACTATATTCGTGACAGCACCCCACGAATCGACCGGCGGAATTATTG GTGTGAACCGCAAGGGACAAGTTCTGTCTGTGACGGTGGAAGAGGAGTCCATAGTGCCGTACATCAACACGGTGCTGCAGAACCCTGAACTGGCGCTCCGGCTGGCTGTGAGGAATAACTTGGCCGGTGCCGAGGAGTTGTTCGTCAGGAAATTCAACATGCTGTTCACCAACGGACAGTACGGAGAGGCAGCTAAG GTAGCGGCTATGGCTCCGCGCGGGATCCTCCGTACGCCGCAGACGATCCAGCGGTTCCAGCAGGTGCCCACCCAGCCCGGGCAGACCTCCCCGCTGTTGCAGTACTTCGGCATCCTGTTGGACCAAGCACAGCTCAACAAGTTCGAATCGCTGGAGTTGTGCCGACCTGTACTACTGCAAG gtcgCAAGCAACTATTGGAGAAATGGCTGAAGGAAGAGAAATTGGAATGTTCAGAGGAACTGGGAGACCTTGTGAAGCAGGTCGATCCCACTCTGGCACTGTCAGTTTATTTAAGGGCGAATGTAGCTGCCAAAGTGATCCAATGTTTCGCCGAAACCGGCCAGTTCCAGAAGATCGTGTTATACGCTAAGAAG GTGGGCTATACGCCGGATTATATCTATCTCCTGAGATCTGTGATGCGTACGAATCCCGAGCAAGGCGCAGGTTTCGCGGGTATGCTGGTCGCCGAGGACCCGCCGCTGGCTGACATCAATCAGATCGTGGACGTGTTCATGGAGCAGAACATGGTACAGCAGTGCACAGCCTTCTTACTCGATGCCTTGAAGAACAACCGTCCCGAGGAAGGAGCCCTACAGACCAG ATTGTTAGAGATGAATCTGATGTCAGCGCCTCAAGTGGCAGACGCGATTCTGGGCAATGGTATGTTCACGCACTACGACCGCGCCCATGTCGCTCAGCTCTGCGAGAAGGCCGGCCTACTGCAACGTGCTCTAGAGCATTACACCGACTTGTACGACATTAAGAGAGCTGTG GTTCACACACACTTGCTGTCCGCCGATTGGTTGGTGAGTTATTTCGGCACCCTATCAGTCGAAGACTCCCTCGAGTGTCTTAAGGCGATGCTACAAGCGAACATTCGCCAAAACCTTCAGATTTGCGTACAGATCGCAACCAAATACCACGAACAACTAACAACCAAGGCTCTCATTGAACTATTCGAGGGTTTCAAGACTTATGAAGGTCTATTCTACTTCCTCGGCTCCATTGTGAACTTCAGTCAGGATTCAGAAGTACATTTCAAGTACATCCAG GCTGCATGCAAGACTGGTCAGATCAAAGAAGTGGAACGCATCTGTCGCGAGTCGAACTGCTACAACGCGGAGCGTGTGAAAAATTTCCTTAAGGAAGCCAAACTTCCCGACCAGTTGCCTCTAATCATTGTGTGCGATAGATTCGACTTCGTACACGACCTCGTCTTGTATTTGTATAGAAACAGCCTCCAAAAGTACATCGAGATTTACGTACAGAAG GTAAACCCGTCAAGGCTGCCTGTAGTTGTCGGTGGCCTGTTGGATGTAGACTGCGCTGAGGATATAATCAAAAACCTCATCCTCGTAGTCCGAGGACAGTTCTCCACAGACGAGCTCGTAGCTGAAGTCGAGAAGAGAAACAG ACTAAAGTTGCTCCTACCATGGTTGGAGACGCGGGTCCACGAGGGCTGCAACGAGCCAGCGACGCACAACGCTCTAGCCAAGATTTACATTGATTCTAACAATAATCCCGAGAGATTCTTGAAGGAGAACCAATG gtACGATTCCCGTGTTGTGGGTCGCTACTGTGAGAAGCGCGATCCCCACCTCGCTTGTGTGGCGTACGAGCGTGGGCAGTGTGACCGCGAGCTGATCGCCGTATGCAATGATAACTCGCTGTTCAAGACTCAAGCGCGGTATCTCGTGAGGAGACGGGACCAGGACCTCTGGCTGGAAGTACTGGCCGAGTCAAACCCTTACAAGAGGCAGCTTATAGATCAG gttgTACAAACGGCTCTGTCGGAAACCCAAGACCCTGAGGATATTTCGGTGACGGTGAAGGCATTCATGACAGCTGATTTGCCGAATGAGCTGATCGAGCTGTTAGAGAAGATTGTCCTGGATAACTCTGTGTTCTCTGATCACAGGAACTTGCAGAATCTGCTTATTTTGACAG CTATCAAGGCCGACCGCACCCGTGTTATGGAATACATCAATCGCCTGGACAACTACGACGCACCGGACATCGCTAACATAGCCATCAATAACGAGCTATATGAGGAAGCTTTTGCTATCTTCAAGAAGTTCGATGTTAATACATCAGCCATTCAA gtccTGATAGACCAAGTGAAGGATCTACAACGCGCTTATGAATTCGCCGAGCGTTGCAACGAGCCGGGCGTTTGGTCACAACTGGCTAAGGCTCAGTTACAGCAGGGATTGGTGAAGGAAGCCATTGATTCTTACATAAAGGCAGACGATCCATCCGCCTATATGGACGTAGTTGATACAGCCACCAAACAACAGTCCTGGGAGGATCTCGTCAGATACCTACAG atGGCTCGCAAGAAGGCTCGTGAATCGTACATAGAATCCGAATTGATTTACGCTTACGCCCGCACTGGGAGGCTGGCTGATCTCGAAGAGTTCATCTCTGGTCCGAACCACGCCGACATACAGAAAATAGGGGACAGGTGTTTCGACGATAAAATGTACAACGCTGCTAAACTGCTCTACAATAACGTGAGCAACTTTGCTCGTTTGGCCATCACTCTGGTGCATCTCAAGGAATTCCAAG GCGCGGTGGACAGTGCCCGCAAGGCTAACTCCACTCGTACATGGAAGGAGGTTTGCTTCGCCTGTGTCGACGCCGGTGAATTCCGTCTCGCTCAGATGTGCGGACTACATATAGTTGTGCATGCTGACGAATTGGAGGACCTCATTAATTACTACcag gaTCGTGGTCATTTCGACGAGCTGATCAGTCTGCTCGAGGCTGCTCTCGGTCTCGAACGTGCTCATATGGGAATGTTCACAGAACTGGCCATACTTTACTCCAAGTACAAACCAGCTAAGATGCGCGAACATTTGGAACTATTCTGGTCTCGCGTTAACATTCCGAAG GTCCTTCGCGCCGCGGAACAAGCTCATCTGTGGTCCGAACTAGTGTTCCTGTACGATAAATACGAGGAGTACGACAACGCTGCTCTCACCATGATGCAACACCCCACAGAGGCATGGAGGGAGGGCCACTTCAAGGATATTATCACTAAG GTGGCGAATATGGAGCTGTACTACAAGGCTATCCAGTTTTACTTGGACTACAAACCTCTTCTTCTGAACGATCTTCTGCTAGTGCTGGCTCCACGTATGGATCACACTCGTGCTGTGGGATTCTTCACCAAGGCGGGCCACCTACAGCTGGTTAAGGCCTACCTGAGGTCCGTACAGAGCCTCAACAATAAAGCTGTCAATGAAGCACTCAATTCCCTGCTCATTGATGAAGAGGATTATCAG GGCTTGAGGACATCGATTGACGCTTTCGATAACTTTGACACGATCGCACTGGCTCAGCAACTGGAGAAACACGAACTCACCGAGTTTAGAAGAATTGCTGCCTATTTGTACAAAG GCAACAATAGATGGAAACAGAGCGTCGAGCTTTGCAAGAAGGACGCTTTATACGCTGATGCCATGGAATACGCCGCTGAGTCCCGTCAGGCAGATGTCGCTGAGGAACTGCTAGACTGGTTCCTTGAAAGACGCAACTACGAGTGCTTCTCGGCTACTTTGTAccag TGTTACGACCTCTTGAAACCCGATGTAGTTATTGAACTGGCGTGGAGACATAATATCATGGATTTCGCAATGCCGTATCTCATCCAA ACTGTACGCGAACTGACAACTAAAGTTGAGAAGTTGGAGGAAGCTGACGCCAAACGTAGCACAGAGAGCGCTGAACAAGAAGCCAAACCAGCAATGATTATGGAACCACAGCTTATGCTTACTGCAG gTCCTTCAATGGCTTATCCGGGTGTACCGGCCCAGTCACCGTACGCTTACGCGGCGCAGGCACCGTCCCCGGCGCCCTACCACGGCTACGGCATGTAG
- the LOC116777571 gene encoding clathrin heavy chain isoform X1, with product MAQVLPIRFQEHLQLTNIGINPASISFNTLTMESDKFICVREKVGDTSEVVIIDMADPTNPIRRPISADSAIMNPASKVIALKGKAGVEAAQKTLQIFNIEMKSKMKAHTMTEDVVFWKWISPNTLALVTKISVYHWSMEGDSTPVKMFDRHSSLAECQIINYRTDPKQQWLLLVGISAQQNRVVGAMQLYSVERKCSQPIEGHAASFATFKAEGNAELSTLFCFAVRTAQGGKLHIIEVGQTPAGNQQFPKKAVDVFFPAEAQNDFPVAMQVSPKYDVIYLITKYGYIHMYDIETGTCIYMNRISSDTIFVTAPHESTGGIIGVNRKGQVLSVTVEEESIVPYINTVLQNPELALRLAVRNNLAGAEELFVRKFNMLFTNGQYGEAAKVAAMAPRGILRTPQTIQRFQQVPTQPGQTSPLLQYFGILLDQAQLNKFESLELCRPVLLQGRKQLLEKWLKEEKLECSEELGDLVKQVDPTLALSVYLRANVAAKVIQCFAETGQFQKIVLYAKKVGYTPDYIYLLRSVMRTNPEQGAGFAGMLVAEDPPLADINQIVDVFMEQNMVQQCTAFLLDALKNNRPEEGALQTRLLEMNLMSAPQVADAILGNGMFTHYDRAHVAQLCEKAGLLQRALEHYTDLYDIKRAVVHTHLLSADWLVSYFGTLSVEDSLECLKAMLQANIRQNLQICVQIATKYHEQLTTKALIELFEGFKTYEGLFYFLGSIVNFSQDSEVHFKYIQAACKTGQIKEVERICRESNCYNAERVKNFLKEAKLPDQLPLIIVCDRFDFVHDLVLYLYRNSLQKYIEIYVQKVNPSRLPVVVGGLLDVDCAEDIIKNLILVVRGQFSTDELVAEVEKRNRLKLLLPWLETRVHEGCNEPATHNALAKIYIDSNNNPERFLKENQWYDSRVVGRYCEKRDPHLACVAYERGQCDRELIAVCNDNSLFKTQARYLVRRRDQDLWLEVLAESNPYKRQLIDQVVQTALSETQDPEDISVTVKAFMTADLPNELIELLEKIVLDNSVFSDHRNLQNLLILTAIKADRTRVMEYINRLDNYDAPDIANIAINNELYEEAFAIFKKFDVNTSAIQVLIDQVKDLQRAYEFAERCNEPGVWSQLAKAQLQQGLVKEAIDSYIKADDPSAYMDVVDTATKQQSWEDLVRYLQMARKKARESYIESELIYAYARTGRLADLEEFISGPNHADIQKIGDRCFDDKMYNAAKLLYNNVSNFARLAITLVHLKEFQGAVDSARKANSTRTWKEVCFACVDAGEFRLAQMCGLHIVVHADELEDLINYYQDRGHFDELISLLEAALGLERAHMGMFTELAILYSKYKPAKMREHLELFWSRVNIPKVLRAAEQAHLWSELVFLYDKYEEYDNAALTMMQHPTEAWREGHFKDIITKVANMELYYKAIQFYLDYKPLLLNDLLLVLAPRMDHTRAVGFFTKAGHLQLVKAYLRSVQSLNNKAVNEALNSLLIDEEDYQGLRTSIDAFDNFDTIALAQQLEKHELTEFRRIAAYLYKGNNRWKQSVELCKKDALYADAMEYAAESRQADVAEELLDWFLERRNYECFSATLYQCYDLLKPDVVIELAWRHNIMDFAMPYLIQTVRELTTKVEKLEEADAKRSTESAEQEAKPAMIMEPQLMLTAGPSMAYPGVPAQSPYAYAAQAPSPAPYHGYGM from the exons ATGGCTCAGGTGTTGCCAATACGCTTCCAGGAGCATTTACAG CTCACAAATATAGGTATAAATCCCGCTTCAATATCATTCAACACCCTGACCATGGAGTCGGATAAGTTCATCTGTGTCCGTGAGAAGGTGGGTGACACCTCGGAGGTTGTCATCATTGACATGGCGGATCCCACCAACCCTATAAGGAGACCCATCAGCGCTGACTCTGCCATCATGAACCCAGCTAGCAAAGTCATCGCTCTCAAGGGAAAGGCTGGAGTGGAAG CAGCGCAAAAGACCCTCCAAATATTCaacattgaaatgaaatcCAAGATGAAGGCGCACACTATGACCGAGGATGTAGTTTTCTGGAAGTGGATCTCGCCTAACACTTTGGCCCTGGTGACCAAAATATCAGTATACCACTGGTCCATGGAGGGGGATTCGACACCAGTCAAGATGTTCGATAGACATTCATCTCTCGCTGAGTGTCAGATTATCAACTACAGAACCGATCCTAAGCAGCAGTGGCTGCTACTTGTCG GTATCTCGGCGCAACAGAATCGTGTTGTGGGCGCTATGCAGTTGTACTCAGTTGAGCGGAAGTGTTCTCAGCCGATCGAAGGTCATGCTGCTTCGTTCGCGACCTTCAAGGCTGAGGGTAACGCTGAGCTGTCTACGCTGTTCTGTTTCGCTGTGAGGACAGCACAGGGCGGGAAGCTGCACATCATCG AGGTTGGTCAGACCCCAGCCGGTAACCAGCAGTTCCCTAAGAAAGCGGTGGACGTTTTCTTCCCGGCTGAAGCCCAGAACGATTTCCCGGTCGCCATGCAAGTGTCACCCAAATATGACGTCATCTACCTGATCACCAAATACGGTTACATCCATATGTACGACATCGAAACTGGCACCTGCATTTATATGAATCGCATCTCCTCTGATACTATATTCGTGACAGCACCCCACGAATCGACCGGCGGAATTATTG GTGTGAACCGCAAGGGACAAGTTCTGTCTGTGACGGTGGAAGAGGAGTCCATAGTGCCGTACATCAACACGGTGCTGCAGAACCCTGAACTGGCGCTCCGGCTGGCTGTGAGGAATAACTTGGCCGGTGCCGAGGAGTTGTTCGTCAGGAAATTCAACATGCTGTTCACCAACGGACAGTACGGAGAGGCAGCTAAG GTAGCGGCTATGGCTCCGCGCGGGATCCTCCGTACGCCGCAGACGATCCAGCGGTTCCAGCAGGTGCCCACCCAGCCCGGGCAGACCTCCCCGCTGTTGCAGTACTTCGGCATCCTGTTGGACCAAGCACAGCTCAACAAGTTCGAATCGCTGGAGTTGTGCCGACCTGTACTACTGCAAG gtcgCAAGCAACTATTGGAGAAATGGCTGAAGGAAGAGAAATTGGAATGTTCAGAGGAACTGGGAGACCTTGTGAAGCAGGTCGATCCCACTCTGGCACTGTCAGTTTATTTAAGGGCGAATGTAGCTGCCAAAGTGATCCAATGTTTCGCCGAAACCGGCCAGTTCCAGAAGATCGTGTTATACGCTAAGAAG GTGGGCTATACGCCGGATTATATCTATCTCCTGAGATCTGTGATGCGTACGAATCCCGAGCAAGGCGCAGGTTTCGCGGGTATGCTGGTCGCCGAGGACCCGCCGCTGGCTGACATCAATCAGATCGTGGACGTGTTCATGGAGCAGAACATGGTACAGCAGTGCACAGCCTTCTTACTCGATGCCTTGAAGAACAACCGTCCCGAGGAAGGAGCCCTACAGACCAG ATTGTTAGAGATGAATCTGATGTCAGCGCCTCAAGTGGCAGACGCGATTCTGGGCAATGGTATGTTCACGCACTACGACCGCGCCCATGTCGCTCAGCTCTGCGAGAAGGCCGGCCTACTGCAACGTGCTCTAGAGCATTACACCGACTTGTACGACATTAAGAGAGCTGTG GTTCACACACACTTGCTGTCCGCCGATTGGTTGGTGAGTTATTTCGGCACCCTATCAGTCGAAGACTCCCTCGAGTGTCTTAAGGCGATGCTACAAGCGAACATTCGCCAAAACCTTCAGATTTGCGTACAGATCGCAACCAAATACCACGAACAACTAACAACCAAGGCTCTCATTGAACTATTCGAGGGTTTCAAGACTTATGAAGGTCTATTCTACTTCCTCGGCTCCATTGTGAACTTCAGTCAGGATTCAGAAGTACATTTCAAGTACATCCAG GCTGCATGCAAGACTGGTCAGATCAAAGAAGTGGAACGCATCTGTCGCGAGTCGAACTGCTACAACGCGGAGCGTGTGAAAAATTTCCTTAAGGAAGCCAAACTTCCCGACCAGTTGCCTCTAATCATTGTGTGCGATAGATTCGACTTCGTACACGACCTCGTCTTGTATTTGTATAGAAACAGCCTCCAAAAGTACATCGAGATTTACGTACAGAAG GTAAACCCGTCAAGGCTGCCTGTAGTTGTCGGTGGCCTGTTGGATGTAGACTGCGCTGAGGATATAATCAAAAACCTCATCCTCGTAGTCCGAGGACAGTTCTCCACAGACGAGCTCGTAGCTGAAGTCGAGAAGAGAAACAG ACTAAAGTTGCTCCTACCATGGTTGGAGACGCGGGTCCACGAGGGCTGCAACGAGCCAGCGACGCACAACGCTCTAGCCAAGATTTACATTGATTCTAACAATAATCCCGAGAGATTCTTGAAGGAGAACCAATG gtACGATTCCCGTGTTGTGGGTCGCTACTGTGAGAAGCGCGATCCCCACCTCGCTTGTGTGGCGTACGAGCGTGGGCAGTGTGACCGCGAGCTGATCGCCGTATGCAATGATAACTCGCTGTTCAAGACTCAAGCGCGGTATCTCGTGAGGAGACGGGACCAGGACCTCTGGCTGGAAGTACTGGCCGAGTCAAACCCTTACAAGAGGCAGCTTATAGATCAG gttgTACAAACGGCTCTGTCGGAAACCCAAGACCCTGAGGATATTTCGGTGACGGTGAAGGCATTCATGACAGCTGATTTGCCGAATGAGCTGATCGAGCTGTTAGAGAAGATTGTCCTGGATAACTCTGTGTTCTCTGATCACAGGAACTTGCAGAATCTGCTTATTTTGACAG CTATCAAGGCCGACCGCACCCGTGTTATGGAATACATCAATCGCCTGGACAACTACGACGCACCGGACATCGCTAACATAGCCATCAATAACGAGCTATATGAGGAAGCTTTTGCTATCTTCAAGAAGTTCGATGTTAATACATCAGCCATTCAA gtccTGATAGACCAAGTGAAGGATCTACAACGCGCTTATGAATTCGCCGAGCGTTGCAACGAGCCGGGCGTTTGGTCACAACTGGCTAAGGCTCAGTTACAGCAGGGATTGGTGAAGGAAGCCATTGATTCTTACATAAAGGCAGACGATCCATCCGCCTATATGGACGTAGTTGATACAGCCACCAAACAACAGTCCTGGGAGGATCTCGTCAGATACCTACAG atGGCTCGCAAGAAGGCTCGTGAATCGTACATAGAATCCGAATTGATTTACGCTTACGCCCGCACTGGGAGGCTGGCTGATCTCGAAGAGTTCATCTCTGGTCCGAACCACGCCGACATACAGAAAATAGGGGACAGGTGTTTCGACGATAAAATGTACAACGCTGCTAAACTGCTCTACAATAACGTGAGCAACTTTGCTCGTTTGGCCATCACTCTGGTGCATCTCAAGGAATTCCAAG GCGCGGTGGACAGTGCCCGCAAGGCTAACTCCACTCGTACATGGAAGGAGGTTTGCTTCGCCTGTGTCGACGCCGGTGAATTCCGTCTCGCTCAGATGTGCGGACTACATATAGTTGTGCATGCTGACGAATTGGAGGACCTCATTAATTACTACcag gaTCGTGGTCATTTCGACGAGCTGATCAGTCTGCTCGAGGCTGCTCTCGGTCTCGAACGTGCTCATATGGGAATGTTCACAGAACTGGCCATACTTTACTCCAAGTACAAACCAGCTAAGATGCGCGAACATTTGGAACTATTCTGGTCTCGCGTTAACATTCCGAAG GTCCTTCGCGCCGCGGAACAAGCTCATCTGTGGTCCGAACTAGTGTTCCTGTACGATAAATACGAGGAGTACGACAACGCTGCTCTCACCATGATGCAACACCCCACAGAGGCATGGAGGGAGGGCCACTTCAAGGATATTATCACTAAG GTGGCGAATATGGAGCTGTACTACAAGGCTATCCAGTTTTACTTGGACTACAAACCTCTTCTTCTGAACGATCTTCTGCTAGTGCTGGCTCCACGTATGGATCACACTCGTGCTGTGGGATTCTTCACCAAGGCGGGCCACCTACAGCTGGTTAAGGCCTACCTGAGGTCCGTACAGAGCCTCAACAATAAAGCTGTCAATGAAGCACTCAATTCCCTGCTCATTGATGAAGAGGATTATCAG GGCTTGAGGACATCGATTGACGCTTTCGATAACTTTGACACGATCGCACTGGCTCAGCAACTGGAGAAACACGAACTCACCGAGTTTAGAAGAATTGCTGCCTATTTGTACAAAG GCAACAATAGATGGAAACAGAGCGTCGAGCTTTGCAAGAAGGACGCTTTATACGCTGATGCCATGGAATACGCCGCTGAGTCCCGTCAGGCAGATGTCGCTGAGGAACTGCTAGACTGGTTCCTTGAAAGACGCAACTACGAGTGCTTCTCGGCTACTTTGTAccag TGTTACGACCTCTTGAAACCCGATGTAGTTATTGAACTGGCGTGGAGACATAATATCATGGATTTCGCAATGCCGTATCTCATCCAA ACTGTACGCGAACTGACAACTAAAGTTGAGAAGTTGGAGGAAGCTGACGCCAAACGTAGCACAGAGAGCGCTGAACAAGAAGCCAAACCAGCAATGATTATGGAACCACAGCTTATGCTTACTGCAG gTCCTTCAATGGCTTATCCGGGTGTACCGGCCCAGTCACCGTACGCTTACGCGGCGCAGGCACCGTCCCCGGCGCCCTACCACGGCTACGGCATGTAG
- the LOC116777456 gene encoding ubiquitin fusion degradation protein 1 homolog, which produces MFQLGFNMFHEIARNFNMTYRCYSVSMLPGNERQDVERGGKIIMPPSALELLTRLNIEYPMIFKLTNKKTKRITHCGVLEFVADEGKVYLPHWMMANLVLEEGTLVQIESVSLPVATFSKFQPLSEDFLDISNQKAVLENCLRNFSCLTTGDVIAIKYNSKVYELCVLETKPGNAVIIIECDMNVEFAPPVGYKEEDHITKGEGSSDMGRMDEDPASMMPEPSGFVAFRGEGNRLDGKKKKLTSESESEPQASNSRQPYVRGIPDYDYVIGTLRFIRNSRPPSAKEEVQTEPFQAFKGEGFTLRTAKSKN; this is translated from the exons ATG tttcagTTGGGGTTCAATATGTTTCATGAAATTGCAAGAAATTTTAACATGACCTATCGTTGCTACTCAGTTTCTATGCTACCTGGAAACGAAAGGCAAGATGTTGAAAGGGGAGGAAAAA ttattatgcCACCATCAGCTTTGGAGCTGCTAACTCGTCTTAACATCGAATACCCAATGATATTCAAGTTAACAAATAAGAAGACAAAAAGAATTACACATTGTGGTGTTTTGGAGTTTGTTGCTGATGAGGGAAAGGTTTATTTGCCACACTGG ATGATGGCTAATTTAGTACTAGAAGAAGGTACCCTGGTGCAAATAGAGAGTGTCTCCTTACCAGTTGCTACATTCTCCAAGTTCCAACCACTTTCAGAAGACTTTCTCGACATTTCCAATCAAAAAGCAG tgTTGGAAAACTGTTTGCGTAACTTCTCATGCCTGACTACAGGAGATGTCATAGCAATAAAGTATAATTCTAAAGTGTATGAACTCTGTGTGTTGGAGACGAAACCCGGAAACGCTGtgattattattgaatgtgATATGAAT GTTGAGTTTGCTCCACCGGTTGGGTATAAAGAAGAAGATCATATAACAAAAGGTGAAGGTAGCTCGGATATGGGTCGCATGGATGAAGACCCAGCTTCTATGATGCCGGAGCCGAGTGGTTTTGTGGCATTCAGAGGTGAAGGGAACAGGCTTGATggtaaaaagaaaaagctAACCAGCGAAAGTGAATCCGAACCACAGGCATCCAATTCCAGACAG CCATATGTTCGTGGAATACCGGATTACGACTATGTTATTGGTACACTCAGATTTATCAGAAATTCAAGGCCCCCGAGCGCGAAAGAAGAAGTACAAACAGAACCATTCCAAGCCTTTAAAGGGGAGGGTTTCACATTGCGTACTGCCAAGTCGAAGAACTGa